The following are encoded together in the Candidatus Methylomirabilis oxygeniifera genome:
- a CDS encoding protein of unknown function (Evidence 5 : No homology to any previously reported sequences), giving the protein MLTWVGKRPLSFVTAFPAQHVATFAPPQSSTCSAKGP; this is encoded by the coding sequence ATGCTGACCTGGGTTGGGAAGCGGCCGCTCTCGTTCGTCACTGCCTTCCCCGCTCAGCATGTGGCGACCTTCGCGCCGCCCCAATCATCGACATGCTCGGCGAAGGGGCCCTAG
- a CDS encoding protein of unknown function (Evidence 5 : No homology to any previously reported sequences) → MIFQVSPHFTSKKLSSGSLEDRIDIYEDRIKGWFLNPARSLLAVPNSELAVLQLSIGYFEGYAIYRNGSDSRRHSKKFFCQAFMEAFPYSRRGTVQGIDPSLDLIEKLPVFLYEEARCGLFHDGMIGRRIVLASSSAPISVSAHKITGDVGAIVIDPRKFLEAVEAHFTAYTAKLRDRNNPELRANFNAAWELKNPPVPLRFPLGGIP, encoded by the coding sequence ATGATATTTCAGGTTAGCCCCCATTTTACAAGTAAGAAGCTTAGCTCAGGCAGTCTTGAAGACAGGATCGATATCTATGAAGATCGCATTAAGGGATGGTTTCTCAACCCCGCGCGATCCTTGCTGGCTGTACCCAACTCGGAGCTGGCAGTCCTTCAGCTTTCAATCGGATACTTCGAAGGCTACGCAATCTACCGTAACGGTTCCGATAGCAGGCGCCACTCAAAGAAGTTCTTCTGCCAGGCATTCATGGAGGCCTTTCCCTACTCGAGACGTGGAACGGTACAAGGAATAGACCCGTCTCTGGATCTCATAGAGAAGCTGCCAGTTTTCCTCTATGAGGAGGCTCGGTGTGGGCTTTTTCACGACGGAATGATAGGACGTAGGATCGTGCTGGCTTCCTCCTCGGCACCAATATCGGTCTCAGCCCATAAGATTACTGGAGACGTCGGAGCGATCGTCATTGATCCAAGAAAATTTTTAGAGGCTGTGGAGGCGCATTTTACCGCCTATACCGCTAAACTTCGCGATCGCAATAACCCGGAACTACGAGCGAATTTCAACGCAGCTTGGGAATTGAAGAATCCTCCAGTGCCTCTTCGCTTTCCTCTGGGTGGTATCCCATGA
- a CDS encoding conserved hypothetical protein; putative signal peptide (Evidence 4 : Homologs of previously reported genes of unknown function), protein MRDKGFRIGIVVLLYLLSGLGTPAEAAFRPALPGYRFAFPRDHASHPDFKTEWWYYSGHLQTVDGQRFGYQLTFFRVGIDPVLRGNSRSRWAVSDLHLAHFAISDLTHRRFQYWERRSRGALDSAGALTKEFKVWNGQWEAGGDGKVHRVTASAEGYAIDLTLTLTKPPAIHGSQGVSQKAEGLGHASHYYSLTRMTTGGTLTFGGKRQTVTGSTWMDHEFGSSQLTESQVGWDWFAIQLEDGVELMLYQLRLTDGRPDPHSSGSLIYPDGRIEHLPFSAFQLTPQAVWQSPKSSGRYPIRWRIQVPSRRLDLSVQAAFPDQELDTRGSTLVTYWEGSVSVSGTVGDRPISGVGYLEMTGYATPFRQQL, encoded by the coding sequence ATGAGGGATAAGGGGTTCAGGATCGGGATAGTAGTGCTCCTCTATCTGCTCAGCGGTCTCGGGACGCCGGCAGAAGCGGCCTTCCGACCGGCGCTTCCCGGCTATCGATTCGCCTTTCCGCGGGACCACGCCTCGCATCCCGACTTCAAGACCGAATGGTGGTACTATTCCGGCCATCTACAGACTGTGGACGGACAGCGGTTCGGTTACCAACTGACCTTCTTTCGGGTTGGCATCGATCCTGTACTGCGTGGCAATAGCCGGTCCCGCTGGGCGGTGTCCGACCTGCATCTGGCCCACTTCGCCATCTCGGACCTCACGCACCGCCGCTTCCAATACTGGGAGCGTCGAAGCCGCGGCGCCCTGGATTCGGCCGGCGCTTTGACTAAAGAGTTCAAGGTCTGGAACGGCCAGTGGGAAGCCGGTGGAGATGGAAAGGTTCACCGTGTGACCGCGAGTGCGGAAGGGTATGCGATCGATCTCACCCTGACCCTGACGAAACCGCCCGCCATCCATGGCAGTCAGGGTGTAAGCCAAAAGGCGGAAGGGCTCGGCCATGCCTCCCACTACTACTCACTTACAAGGATGACTACCGGCGGCACCTTGACCTTCGGAGGAAAGCGGCAAACCGTAACCGGATCAACCTGGATGGATCACGAATTCGGGAGTAGCCAACTTACAGAATCGCAGGTAGGTTGGGACTGGTTCGCGATCCAGCTTGAGGATGGTGTCGAACTGATGCTCTATCAGCTCCGTCTGACGGATGGCCGCCCCGATCCCCACTCGAGCGGCAGCCTGATCTATCCGGATGGGCGCATTGAGCATCTGCCCTTCAGCGCCTTCCAACTCACGCCGCAAGCGGTCTGGCAGAGTCCAAAGAGCAGCGGCCGATACCCGATCCGTTGGCGGATACAGGTCCCCAGTCGCCGCCTCGACCTGTCGGTGCAGGCAGCGTTTCCCGATCAGGAGCTGGACACGAGAGGCAGCACTCTGGTGACCTACTGGGAGGGATCGGTTTCAGTGTCGGGGACTGTGGGTGACCGACCGATCTCCGGCGTGGGGTATCTCGAAATGACCGGCTACGCCACACCCTTCCGCCAGCAACTATAA
- a CDS encoding conserved membrane protein of unknown function (Evidence 4 : Homologs of previously reported genes of unknown function), whose amino-acid sequence MRLTILRHLWTSPVRVLVTVTGVAIGIATFTAIQTTNESVLRSFTRAIDLVAGRATLEISGGELGVDERLLPAVQRLDGVSAAAPIIQTVAAVADQPGEALVLIGVDLFAEDPFREYRLVASDRPPQIEELLSPNVIFVTAAFAEAHGLQKGGHLTLLVGSRRQRFNIKGLLAPQGPARAFDGNIAILDIAAAQEAFGKIGRLDRIDLVTDERVPLDEIRARLANVLPTYLTVQRPDRRGHQVEKMLRAFRLNLTALSAIALLVSLFLVYNAVSLSVLERRRQIGILRSLGLTRGALAALFAAEGAALGLLGSLLGAGGGLLLGRALLQTVSRTVSTLYTYLRVEEIEVSPVLLLTTLGLGSVGALLASLAPAYAASRIAPKDAMQIGSFQRTWMRRSLLALLCGLLLLTASFLLTHPGPVSGTPLFGYLSLACLVFGVACFTPQLLRLTGVGIHALCGGSRAPLLTLAASNLSSQVGRSAVAVAAMMTAIAMLVGLTLMIGSFRRTVELWVEQTIRADLIVSPAARFVKGSQARLPNSLIEGAARIPGIAALDPFIGTRVELLGQDGLLAAGDFEVLARYGRLLFRKGESAAVLQHARTDGGVIISESLALSRGLTEGNRLPLVLPSGRVELPIVGVFYDYSTDGGKVVMDRGLWARMGGEYGADILAIYLQPGADEAAVRRQLLAIAGEDGAIVLHSNRALKARVLEIFDNTFAIARALELIAILVGILGIFNVLWASVLSRRREIGVLRSVGATRAQLLRIVLGEAGLLGLWAELLGLLAGIALSLILIHVINKQSFGWTIQFQFSWWVVLKSSIITLGAALLAGYLPARQAARLNIAAAVAYEG is encoded by the coding sequence ATGCGACTCACCATCCTTCGCCATTTATGGACAAGTCCGGTCCGGGTGCTGGTCACCGTAACGGGTGTCGCCATCGGCATCGCCACCTTCACTGCGATCCAAACCACCAACGAGAGCGTCCTGCGTTCGTTTACGCGGGCCATTGATCTGGTGGCAGGTCGGGCCACGCTGGAGATCTCCGGTGGCGAACTGGGTGTCGATGAGCGGCTCCTGCCGGCAGTGCAACGACTGGACGGGGTGTCGGCGGCCGCGCCGATCATACAAACGGTCGCTGCCGTCGCTGATCAGCCGGGCGAAGCCCTTGTACTGATCGGGGTCGATCTATTTGCCGAAGACCCGTTTCGGGAATACCGACTGGTGGCCAGCGATCGTCCGCCTCAAATCGAGGAGCTGCTCAGCCCAAACGTAATCTTTGTGACTGCGGCGTTTGCAGAGGCGCACGGACTGCAGAAAGGTGGCCACCTCACCCTCCTGGTCGGATCCAGGAGGCAGCGTTTCAATATCAAGGGACTACTTGCCCCGCAAGGGCCGGCCAGGGCCTTCGACGGCAATATCGCGATCCTGGACATCGCTGCCGCCCAGGAGGCGTTCGGGAAGATCGGGCGACTCGATCGGATCGATCTGGTGACGGATGAGCGGGTGCCGCTGGACGAGATCAGGGCACGCCTGGCGAACGTCCTTCCCACGTATCTGACCGTCCAGCGACCGGATCGGCGAGGCCACCAGGTGGAGAAGATGCTCAGAGCGTTTCGTCTCAACTTGACCGCCCTGAGCGCGATCGCGCTGCTGGTCAGCCTCTTCCTGGTCTACAATGCCGTCTCCCTTTCGGTCCTGGAGCGGCGGCGTCAGATCGGCATCCTCCGTTCACTTGGGCTCACGCGGGGTGCACTGGCCGCGCTCTTTGCCGCGGAAGGGGCGGCGCTTGGGCTGCTGGGTTCGCTGCTTGGAGCCGGGGGTGGGCTGCTGCTGGGCCGAGCACTCCTGCAGACCGTCTCGAGGACGGTCTCAACCCTCTATACCTACCTTCGGGTAGAAGAGATCGAGGTCAGTCCGGTCCTGCTACTCACAACGCTCGGGTTGGGAAGCGTCGGCGCCCTGTTGGCCTCCCTCGCGCCGGCCTATGCGGCGAGCCGGATCGCGCCGAAGGACGCGATGCAGATCGGGTCCTTTCAAAGGACCTGGATGCGCCGCTCTCTGCTTGCTTTGCTGTGCGGCCTCTTGCTGCTTACCGCCTCGTTCCTGCTGACTCACCCGGGTCCGGTTAGTGGTACTCCCCTCTTCGGTTATCTCTCTCTGGCTTGCCTCGTCTTTGGGGTCGCCTGTTTCACCCCCCAGCTCTTACGCCTGACCGGGGTGGGCATTCACGCCCTCTGTGGGGGAAGCCGGGCTCCACTGCTGACGCTTGCGGCCAGCAACCTCTCTTCGCAGGTCGGGCGAAGCGCAGTCGCAGTCGCCGCGATGATGACCGCTATTGCGATGCTGGTTGGGTTGACCCTGATGATCGGTAGCTTCCGGCGGACGGTGGAGCTATGGGTGGAGCAGACGATCCGGGCCGATCTCATCGTGTCGCCGGCTGCGCGTTTCGTGAAGGGGAGCCAGGCAAGGCTTCCGAACAGCCTCATCGAGGGCGCCGCCAGGATCCCCGGTATCGCCGCCCTTGACCCGTTCATCGGCACGCGAGTCGAATTGCTGGGACAGGACGGATTGCTCGCGGCGGGCGACTTCGAGGTACTTGCGCGTTACGGCAGGCTCCTGTTCAGGAAGGGGGAGTCGGCTGCAGTTCTTCAGCACGCCAGGACCGATGGCGGAGTGATCATCTCGGAAAGCCTCGCGCTGTCCAGAGGGCTCACCGAGGGGAACCGATTGCCTCTCGTTCTCCCCTCAGGTCGGGTCGAACTCCCGATTGTCGGGGTCTTCTATGACTACTCAACCGATGGCGGCAAGGTGGTGATGGATCGGGGCCTCTGGGCGAGGATGGGGGGCGAATATGGAGCCGATATCCTGGCGATCTATCTTCAGCCGGGCGCCGACGAGGCGGCTGTGCGGCGGCAGCTTCTGGCGATTGCGGGCGAAGATGGCGCGATCGTGCTCCACTCGAATCGAGCGTTGAAAGCCAGGGTGCTGGAGATCTTTGACAATACCTTTGCGATAGCGCGCGCCCTGGAGCTGATCGCAATCCTGGTGGGCATCCTCGGGATCTTCAACGTCTTGTGGGCCTCGGTCCTGAGTCGCCGTCGGGAGATCGGCGTACTGCGGTCGGTCGGGGCGACGAGGGCGCAGCTTCTACGAATTGTCCTTGGAGAAGCGGGACTCCTTGGCTTGTGGGCCGAACTGCTTGGCCTGTTGGCCGGCATCGCGTTGTCGCTCATTCTGATCCATGTCATCAATAAGCAGTCGTTCGGCTGGACTATTCAGTTTCAGTTCTCCTGGTGGGTTGTCCTCAAGTCGTCGATCATCACACTCGGCGCGGCCTTACTGGCCGGCTACCTGCCTGCCAGGCAGGCGGCCCGCCTGAACATCGCAGCAGCGGTAGCGTATGAGGGATAA
- a CDS encoding putative ABC transporter, ATP-binding protein (Evidence 3 : Function proposed based on presence of conserved amino acid motif, structural feature or limited homology; Product type pt : putative transporter), translating to MIRLQQVSKIYSLGKVLVRALDRVTLTIGPGEFVALVGPSGCGKSTLLNLMAGIDRPTSGEVWLDGERLDRLSDDSLTRLRRSRVGIVYQFFNLLPTLTARENVALPLLLDGVQRADVERRVERGLQRVGLVHRAEHWPHELSGGEQQRVAIARAIVAEPRVVLADEPTGNLDSVAGSAVLDLLEELYQDYGQTIVLATHSPEAVRRAGRIIPLCDGRIEGLEGS from the coding sequence ATGATCAGGTTACAGCAGGTTTCGAAGATCTATTCGCTGGGGAAGGTTCTCGTGCGGGCCCTGGATAGGGTCACGCTGACCATCGGGCCGGGGGAGTTCGTCGCGTTGGTCGGGCCGAGCGGTTGCGGTAAGAGCACCCTGCTCAACCTGATGGCCGGGATCGACCGGCCGACGTCGGGTGAGGTATGGCTTGATGGAGAGCGCCTGGATCGCCTGTCCGACGATAGCCTGACGCGGCTTCGCCGGAGTAGGGTTGGGATCGTCTACCAGTTTTTTAACCTGCTACCGACACTCACCGCCAGAGAAAACGTCGCCCTGCCTCTGCTGCTGGATGGGGTGCAGCGCGCTGACGTCGAACGGCGCGTTGAGCGTGGGCTGCAACGGGTAGGTTTGGTACATCGCGCGGAGCACTGGCCCCATGAGCTGTCCGGCGGGGAACAGCAGCGGGTGGCCATAGCCCGAGCGATCGTGGCCGAGCCGCGGGTTGTCCTGGCCGACGAGCCGACCGGAAACCTGGATTCGGTGGCAGGCAGCGCGGTCCTGGATCTGCTCGAGGAGCTGTATCAGGATTACGGTCAGACGATCGTCCTAGCCACCCACAGCCCGGAGGCTGTGAGAAGGGCCGGTCGGATCATCCCCCTCTGTGACGGACGGATAGAGGGGCTCGAGGGATCCTGA
- a CDS encoding Outer membrane lipoprotein omp16 precursor (peptidoglycan-associated lipoprotein) (modular protein) has product MGKSWGLRTISSIGLLLSIVLLLSGCLKRADLGDMGDSTSMQSEEAVKQSKSIQERPVAGAPSAQQPATAGKESPLKDIFFDFDKSTIRDDAKSSLNEDLQWLNANPTAQIVIEGHCDERGTAEYNLGLGERRAKAAKDYVMAAGINAKRIRTVSFGKERPFATGHDESAWKWNRRAHFVVDER; this is encoded by the coding sequence ATGGGGAAATCATGGGGGCTTAGGACCATATCGAGCATAGGATTGCTGTTATCCATCGTGCTTCTGCTCTCAGGCTGCCTGAAGCGTGCAGATCTTGGCGATATGGGAGACTCGACCTCGATGCAATCGGAGGAGGCAGTGAAACAATCGAAGTCGATTCAGGAGCGTCCGGTTGCAGGAGCGCCCTCGGCGCAGCAACCGGCAACGGCAGGCAAGGAGTCGCCGCTCAAGGATATCTTCTTCGATTTTGACAAATCGACCATTCGCGACGATGCGAAGTCAAGCCTCAATGAGGACCTTCAGTGGCTCAACGCGAATCCGACGGCGCAGATCGTAATCGAGGGCCACTGCGACGAGCGCGGGACGGCGGAATATAATCTTGGTTTGGGCGAACGACGGGCCAAGGCTGCCAAGGACTACGTAATGGCGGCGGGAATCAATGCGAAGCGTATCAGGACCGTGAGCTTCGGGAAAGAACGCCCGTTTGCCACAGGTCATGATGAGTCGGCATGGAAGTGGAACCGGCGGGCGCACTTCGTGGTAGACGAGCGGTAG
- a CDS encoding Possible Na+ antiporter precursor (Evidence 3 : Function proposed based on presence of conserved amino acid motif, structural feature or limited homology; Product type pt : putative transporter): protein MDHQLGLIWAAPFALLLLSIAVLPLLVPHWWESNLNKGIISALFALPVVFYIFRLESSRLIETGVEYAAFMALLSALFIISGGIYLRGSLPGTPFTNTVVLATGAIFSNIIGTTGASMLLIRPILRANERRRHQVHIMVFFIFIVSNIGGMLTPLGDPPLFLGFLRGVPFDWTIRLLPHWILMVTTLLIIFYLWDRRRFAAEQTIHQGAVRTEFETREKLSVEGKVNFLLLLGVLTVAFVVGRFGDQIGLQSDYARRGGQIVGMGILAGLSMLLTRQNTRAANNFTLSPIIEVAVIFAGIFATMIPALVILESRGGELGLTHPWQFFWVTGLLSSFLDNAPTYLTFASMASGLMGTEAAHLGLLLKAITGGMHGETLLTAISVGAVAMGANTYIGNGPNFMVKAIAEEAGVKMPSFFGYMKYTAGILLPLFLLVTLFFFRS from the coding sequence TTGGATCATCAGCTTGGACTGATCTGGGCGGCCCCATTCGCCCTGTTACTCCTGTCGATCGCGGTTCTGCCGCTGCTTGTTCCTCACTGGTGGGAATCCAACCTGAATAAGGGGATCATCAGCGCCCTCTTCGCACTTCCCGTCGTATTCTACATCTTCAGGCTGGAGAGTTCTCGCCTCATTGAAACGGGGGTTGAGTATGCGGCATTTATGGCCCTGCTCTCGGCCCTGTTCATCATCTCCGGCGGCATCTACCTGCGAGGCTCACTGCCTGGAACACCGTTCACCAACACCGTCGTCCTGGCGACAGGAGCCATCTTCTCAAACATTATCGGAACGACAGGCGCCTCGATGTTGCTGATTCGTCCGATCCTTCGCGCGAACGAGCGGCGGCGGCATCAGGTGCATATCATGGTCTTCTTCATCTTCATCGTCTCGAATATCGGCGGGATGCTCACCCCCCTTGGCGATCCGCCGCTCTTCCTCGGTTTTCTTCGAGGGGTGCCGTTCGACTGGACGATCCGACTGCTGCCTCACTGGATCCTAATGGTCACGACACTCCTCATCATCTTCTACTTATGGGACCGGCGTCGGTTTGCAGCCGAACAGACAATACACCAGGGGGCTGTGAGGACGGAGTTCGAGACCCGGGAAAAGCTCAGCGTGGAAGGCAAGGTAAACTTCCTGCTCTTACTGGGCGTGCTCACGGTCGCCTTTGTGGTCGGGCGATTCGGTGACCAGATCGGCCTGCAGTCCGACTATGCGCGTCGGGGAGGGCAGATCGTGGGGATGGGTATCCTTGCAGGACTGTCTATGCTGCTGACACGTCAGAACACGCGCGCTGCCAACAACTTTACCCTGTCCCCCATCATAGAGGTTGCAGTGATCTTCGCCGGGATCTTCGCGACGATGATTCCCGCGCTGGTGATCCTGGAGTCACGCGGAGGCGAGCTTGGCCTTACGCACCCATGGCAGTTCTTTTGGGTGACGGGGTTGCTCTCGAGCTTCCTTGATAACGCGCCGACCTATCTGACCTTCGCATCGATGGCAAGCGGCCTGATGGGGACGGAGGCCGCGCATCTGGGTCTGCTTCTGAAGGCGATAACCGGAGGCATGCATGGGGAAACGCTCCTGACGGCGATCTCTGTCGGCGCCGTCGCTATGGGAGCGAATACCTATATCGGCAACGGTCCTAACTTCATGGTCAAGGCGATAGCGGAAGAGGCCGGGGTCAAGATGCCGTCTTTCTTTGGGTACATGAAGTATACCGCCGGCATCCTCCTTCCCCTGTTTCTCCTGGTTACCCTCTTCTTTTTTCGCTCATAA
- a CDS encoding putative metallo-phosphoesterase (modular protein) (Evidence 3 : Function proposed based on presence of conserved amino acid motif, structural feature or limited homology), translated as MIPGRTKSVDVDFMCEPLPYQNGRRSQYVFGVVVGRLRCAILILAYEQSRQNNTFRPPRAYRKGGGQTRGCRTCSSRKKWGACRCAWLRSRMARLMNGVFRVAHLSDLHLTSLVDVTIRDLLNKRALGYLSWRLRRRHEHVPAILDALRHDLSGLTPDHIVITGDLTHIGLPSEFQQAQQWLETLGAPTDVTIIPGNHDAYVRAPWDDTFALWTPYMTSDPGSQTGGQQAPGESFFPSVRVRGHVVLIGATSARPSAPFFATGSLGTAQMARLGDLLDLTRRQGLFRILLIHHPPLAAIVQWRKRLTDGAALISLLARHGVEMIIHGHAHRSYVGHIPSAHGEMSVIGVPSASARGANPERRAAYHVYEVRPLSHGWEVRTSVRNYSLNDRCFVAGTQRTTRMPGSVTDLLHTTIHPHRHAAQHGQRA; from the coding sequence GTGATACCCGGCAGGACCAAGAGTGTCGACGTCGATTTTATGTGTGAGCCGTTACCCTACCAGAACGGACGCAGAAGTCAATACGTGTTCGGGGTTGTTGTTGGGCGACTCCGCTGTGCTATACTGATCTTAGCGTATGAACAGTCTCGGCAGAACAATACGTTTCGTCCACCCCGAGCCTACCGAAAGGGCGGAGGGCAGACAAGAGGTTGTCGGACATGCTCCTCGAGGAAAAAATGGGGAGCTTGTCGCTGTGCATGGCTTCGCAGCAGGATGGCAAGGCTGATGAACGGGGTCTTCCGGGTCGCCCACCTCTCTGATCTCCATCTCACTTCACTGGTCGACGTCACAATCCGCGATCTCCTGAACAAGCGCGCGCTCGGTTACCTGTCCTGGCGCCTTCGGCGCCGTCACGAGCACGTACCCGCAATCCTGGATGCCCTGCGTCACGACTTGAGCGGGCTGACCCCGGACCATATCGTCATCACGGGCGATCTGACCCATATCGGCCTCCCGAGTGAATTTCAACAGGCCCAACAATGGCTGGAGACGCTTGGTGCGCCGACCGACGTGACCATTATTCCGGGCAACCATGATGCCTACGTCCGCGCTCCGTGGGACGATACCTTCGCCTTATGGACGCCCTACATGACCTCTGATCCGGGATCACAGACCGGGGGCCAGCAAGCGCCCGGCGAGTCATTCTTTCCAAGTGTACGTGTGCGCGGGCATGTCGTACTGATTGGGGCAACCTCTGCGCGTCCATCCGCTCCGTTTTTCGCTACGGGAAGCCTTGGGACCGCACAGATGGCCAGACTTGGCGATCTCCTCGATCTGACCCGCCGACAGGGCCTGTTCAGAATCCTGCTCATCCACCATCCTCCTCTGGCGGCCATAGTCCAATGGCGGAAACGACTCACCGATGGGGCCGCGTTGATCAGCCTTCTCGCGCGACACGGTGTCGAGATGATTATACACGGACACGCTCATCGCTCTTACGTGGGACATATTCCGTCGGCGCACGGTGAGATGTCCGTGATCGGGGTCCCCTCTGCTTCTGCGCGCGGGGCAAATCCGGAACGGCGCGCAGCGTACCATGTCTACGAGGTGCGTCCGTTGTCTCACGGATGGGAGGTTCGGACGTCGGTTCGCAACTACTCCCTGAACGACCGTTGTTTTGTTGCGGGAACGCAGCGAACAACACGGATGCCCGGTTCGGTCACGGACTTACTGCACACGACGATACACCCACACCGTCACGCCGCCCAGCACGGCCAGCGGGCTTAA
- a CDS encoding putative Inner membrane protein yjgQ (Evidence 3 : Function proposed based on presence of conserved amino acid motif, structural feature or limited homology) — METDNPIVSTIDRHIWFRVIRGYALVMAVLLSVFSLMALVNELDSVGRGTYTLGDAFLNVILTIPSRMIELAPTTAVLGSIIGLGELASSHELIAMQTLGTSPLRIGASVTVTGILLMIAVIGVQEWIAPSADQLAYMRRIQAISKPEALHTRQGFWSRDGRQFIRVYQVLPGRILSNVEIYEFDDNHRLRLVTWAARAEPEGSHRWVLIDVVQRMVDGGGVASKQLASLSWAGSLTPTQAELLVLPAEILSRSTLSQYIAFLKKTGQDVARLEIRLWQQMTMPLSTLMMVLVAIPFVLGPLRKATAGKRILHGSLIGAAFHLGSHFIAHLGAILHLNAALTVLSPLAVLGGVTVWVYRRVQ; from the coding sequence GTGGAGACGGACAACCCAATCGTGAGTACGATCGATCGCCATATCTGGTTCAGAGTGATCAGGGGTTATGCCCTTGTGATGGCTGTCTTGTTGTCGGTCTTCAGTCTGATGGCCCTCGTCAACGAGTTGGACTCGGTGGGCCGCGGCACCTACACGCTGGGCGACGCGTTCCTGAACGTCATCCTGACAATACCCAGCCGGATGATCGAACTGGCGCCGACGACCGCCGTACTGGGAAGCATCATCGGCCTGGGAGAACTGGCGAGCAGCCACGAACTTATCGCCATGCAGACCTTGGGCACCTCGCCGCTGCGAATCGGCGCATCGGTGACCGTAACCGGCATTCTCCTCATGATCGCGGTGATAGGAGTTCAGGAATGGATCGCTCCATCCGCAGATCAGCTCGCCTATATGCGCCGCATCCAGGCGATCTCGAAACCGGAAGCCCTGCATACCAGACAGGGGTTCTGGTCGCGCGATGGGCGGCAATTTATCCGGGTGTACCAAGTGCTGCCCGGTCGTATTCTCTCCAATGTCGAGATCTACGAATTCGATGATAACCATCGGTTGCGCCTGGTGACATGGGCCGCGCGCGCCGAACCTGAGGGTTCACATCGGTGGGTGCTCATCGATGTCGTGCAACGAATGGTCGATGGAGGGGGAGTCGCATCGAAACAGCTTGCCAGCCTTTCCTGGGCCGGGTCGTTAACGCCGACACAGGCGGAACTGCTCGTCCTGCCCGCCGAGATTTTATCGCGTTCGACTCTCAGCCAGTATATCGCATTCCTGAAAAAGACCGGCCAGGATGTGGCGCGTCTGGAGATTCGGCTGTGGCAACAGATGACGATGCCCCTCTCGACCCTGATGATGGTCCTCGTCGCCATCCCCTTTGTGCTCGGTCCGCTTCGGAAAGCGACTGCCGGCAAGCGGATCCTTCACGGATCGCTGATCGGCGCCGCCTTTCATCTGGGCAGCCATTTCATTGCTCATCTGGGGGCTATTTTGCATCTGAACGCGGCGTTGACGGTCTTAAGCCCGCTGGCCGTGCTGGGCGGCGTGACGGTGTGGGTGTATCGTCGTGTGCAGTAA